The sequence below is a genomic window from Lysobacter capsici.
GAATCGAGGCGCGACGGACCCTGGCCGGCCCGGTGGAAATCTTGGGTTTACAGGTGTGGTTGGCGAACAAAAGCTCAACCGCGGGAAGGGGGTAGCGACGCTTGAGCGACAAGTGATCTCGACAGACATCCTGGCTCAGGGACAGGGCCGTCAGCCGTGGGACTTCACTCAATCTGGTTCGGGTCAGGGAGGAGTCCAGCAGGTATGGTTGGCTGCCCCGAAAACAACTGACGCGCTCTATCTAGCGCCATCAGTTTCCCCACCCGGACTCAGTATTGAAAGAGTTGTTGGGCCCCGATCACTCGGAAATGGCGCGAATACGCTCGACGTCTTGGGACGAACGGCCGTGCGAGCCGCTGCCATGTCGGCCACGTTTATTCTCGTAAATCGCGCTGCGCTCGAGTTGGATGTCGATCCCGAAGAGTTCGACGTCATCGAGCCAAGATTGATGCGTCCTGCGGGAGGCCAAGCGAAGCCAGTTCTTCAGTTCGTCGATCATCTCGTCAACGGCGCGGGCTTCTGCGTTGCGCTCGGATCGCCGCCAGAAAACCCGCGCATCAATGGCATTCTCGGCTCGATCCTGAAAGACGAAGCATCGTATCCACTAAATGAGTTCCTTCGCGCCGACCACGAGAGTTCGTGCGAGCATGCTTGTTATCGGTGTCTGATGCGATACCGCAATCAGCCATATCACGGACTGCTGGATTGGCGCTTAGGGCTCTCATTCTTGAGCGCGTTGCATGACGCAGCGTATCACTGCGGTCTCGATGGGCAATTCGATTCACCCGCACTCAAAACGTGGCCTGGGCTCGTCGCAGCTGACGTTATGCGCGTCAAGCGGCAGTTTTCGCGGCTACAAACGCGACAGGTGGGGCCCATTTGGGCTGTGAAGTTCGACGGCACATCGAAATGGGTGGTTATTGCTCATCCGCTTTGGGACCCCACTCAGCCGTCGGGTGTCCTGCTCGAAGCCATCCAACAGATGGATGGAGCCTTCGTGATCGCCGACTCGTTCAATTTCTCTCGGCGGGCAGGAACCATTCGTCTTGCGGTTCTTGAGGGAAATTGAGCGTTGCCCGCGTCGTTTGATTCGGTCGCAGTGCCGGCGATGTTCTCGCCGACTTCGCTGATCACGGCGGGGGCGTGCAAGCTCAAGGTTACATTGGGGTCCAGCCGAATGGATCGGCTCGCCGCCGGACCTGAAGCTGCTGTCGGAATCCTGGTGCATCGCGTGCTTGAGCGAGCCTGGGGAAGCCCTGTGTTGACGTAGACGCTCTGTTCGACTCGGAATACGAGAAGCTCTGTGGGGAGTTGAAGAGTGATGGCAGGCGGACACATTTTTGTGACCTGTCGAGTACTCGGCCCCTGACGGAATGGTCAGGACTCAGGGCGTGGGTACGGGTCCGTGCGTTTCGCGGCGGCGCGCAAAATCGACCCCAATCGGGTGATCAATCTCCGGAAAAGGGGCAGATTGAAATCCTCGTCTGTGTAGTTCACTCCGAAGCTTTCGTTCGTTGATGTTGTCCCGCTGCGCGACCCTTGCCATCCGCGCGGATGTCGCGACTGCAACGCCCGTGAGGTGCTTAGTCGGCGTTCTTGGCATGGTGGGCGAGGTCGTTTGCGAACTGCTCCTCGTAACGCAGGCTGCTCCTCTTCAGTCGGAAAAGGAAACCCGTCGTAGCTCGCTTCGACAATGGAATCACTTGATGCTCAAGGAATCCCGCGAGATGTTTTCGCTGAACCGAAACCGGCCATTCGGACACATCGGCTGAGCGACGCTTTTTGCCGACGGACCAAGCCGCGCTGGGCCAGCCTCCGGTTTCTGCAAGCATTGCTCCGCAATCGTCGTAGGTGCCGTGAGACTTGGAAAGGCGTCCAGCGATCCATTTCGCCATTGGAACACTCACGGCATTGCCGACCATGCGCCACCGCTGTCCCCTCGATTCACGAGTTGCGTCGCCTGTGGACAATGTCCATCCGGCCTTGAATCCTTGGAGTCTTTCCGCATCCTCGATGGACGGCATGGCAATTAACCTGCGCTGCGGAAACCAGACGGCGGGTGGCGATGGGATGTGCAGCGCAGACCCGCCCTTGAGCGGAGGAACTGCATCGATGGCCCAGCCCAAACCAGTGTTGCCCTCAGTCCAATAGAAGCCGCACGCATGCGATCCCCTCGGCTTCTTTTCGGGAGCGCCCGCGTCCTGACCGAGGAGGGCAGGACGGGGGTCGTGGTCTCGCGAGGCGATGAGAACAACGCGTCGGCGCCGTTGGGGCAGGCCAAATGCTTGTGCGTCAATGGTGCGATATGCCCACGAATAGCCCATGGACTCCAGCTCATCGGCTATGAATCGAATCGCGCGCCCCCCATGCAGATTCAGCATGAAGGGCACGTTTTCGATGACCACCCACTCCGGCGCATCACGCCTTATCTTGAGGAGGTCGAGAAGGACATGGACGAGTCCTGAATTGGGCCCGGTGATGCCCTTACGACGCCCAACCTGGCTGAGATCTTGGCAAGGAAAGCCAGCAGTGAGCACGGTGCACGGAGGAAGACGCTTGATCGTCCTGACATCGCCTACGACATCAGTCCCCGCGAACCGCGACTCCAGAACCTTTCGCGCCGCGGCGTCGATCTCGCAGAGGAGGGCTGCCTCATAGCCGGCCTCATGGAAGCCTGCTTCCAGGCCCCCCACCCCCGCGAAGAGACCCGCTACGGTTGGCTTCTTGGATGGGGCCGAAGGCTTGGCTGGGGATCGCTTGGTTTCCCCGCCTGAAGTCCTGCTCACCGCTTCGAGCCCATGAATGCCTCTGCAAATATCGGAAGAATACCAACTGCTGAACCACTAGCAGCGCGAGGGGGGCCCCGAGCTCGAAGCGCGGCGCAAGGGTTCGTCCGCCTATTCCTGCGGGCTACAATTGACCCCGGTCGCCCCATACTGGGCATGTTATCCGATGCACAGTTTAGGTAGGATCACTCACATGCAGCAGCCGCAATGTACTGGGCAGGCGGGCGGGGGCGAAACTTTTCTTGGCTTGCCCTTTAACGGGGAGCGAGGCGATCACCAGGATGGCCTTAGCAAGCACATCCGAGGTCGCAAAAAAGTAAGCCTCAGGCAGATCGAGCGCTTTGGCCAGTTGACGGACGACTTCGAGATTGGGCTCGGACAGGCCTCGCTCGTAGCGGCTGATCCTGGGAGCCGCCGTGTTCGGCTCACGGTGTCGTCCTGATGACCGGACCAAACGGTTCGTACGTGGCGTTACTGAGCAGCACCGTGCGAACGCCACTAGCCGGTTGGACGCCGATCTCTTGGATTCGGCCCTGGGGATCGCGGATGTAATCGCCCACAGCGCCATCGGGATAGGTCATAGCTCGCAGTTGGCCGCCTAAGGTGTAGGCGTACTGCAACATCAGGCTTCGCGCGCCGACCGTCTGAACTTTACGTGCCACCTGGCCGAAACGGTTGTAGCAATATTTCAGCTCAGTGCCATCGGTACGCATTGCGGTGACGCGGCCCAGAGCGAACGTTTCGCCGCTCGCACAGAGGCTGTTAACGGTGTCGTAGTCGTACTCGACATCGGCCGGACCGCTGGCGGTGTAGAAGATCGCCTTCGGGCGGTTTAAAGCGTCATAGGTGTAACGATGCGCTGTCGCGTCGTTAGCGTCCTTCTTGGTCGCCAGCAAGCCAGCAGCGTCATAGCCGTAGTCGGTGATGCCGGTGTCCGGGCTCTCCAACTGGATCTGCTCGCCGAAGCCGTTGTAGCGGTAGAACGTATTCAATCGATTGGGATCGGTGACCTGGGTAATTTGATCCCGTGCGTTGTACTTCACATCGGTCTGCGCTTTCAGGCCGTTGGCATCTTGCATGGAGCGCACCAAGCGCTGCAGCGGGTCGTAATCCTGGTCGGTTACGCGGCCCAAGGCGTCGGTGGTGCGGTCGGGATTGTCAAGTCCATCGTAGGTGATGACCTGACCTGAAAAAACTGATCCAGATCGATTGTTCATAAACTATGACCAAGGAGATTTGGACCATGCCCAAGAAGCGCTTTAGTTCCGAAGAGGTCATCCACAAGCTGCGAGAGGCCAAAGTTCTGTCGGCGCAAGGCCGCACGATCGCGGAGATCAGTCGGTCAGTTGGGTGTGACCGAGCAGACCTACTTCCGTTGGCGCAAGGAATACGGAGGTTTGAAGGTAGACCAGGCCAAGCGTCTGAAGGATCTGGAGACGGAGAATGCGCGGCTACGCCGAGCCTTGTCGGACGCGGTGATCGATAATCAGATTCTGCGCGAGGTCAGCAAGGGAAACTTCTAAGCCCGATGCGTCGTCGTCAAGCGGTGGCCCATGTGCACGCGCATCTGGGCTACGCACAGCGACGGATTTGTCGGGCATTGCACGTCACCCGCTCGTCGGTTCGCTATGTTTCGCAGCCACGCAGCGATGAGTCTTCGCTCACGCAGGCGGTGATCGCGTTGGCCACCGGGATCGAGCATGTAACGCGTGATGTTGTCGCGTGCGCCGATATGATCCAGATCGCTCCCCACGGCATAGGCCAACATTCCGCCTTTTGCGGCATCGTTGACGCGCTGGCGGAACACCAATTCGCGATAGGCGCTTTCCTGCAAATGGATCATCGACGGATCGGACTCGGTGAGCGCGTCGAACTCCGGGAACAGTTCGCGGAATTTCGCGATGCGCTTCGCCAGGATGGTTTCGAAGTCCAGCGGCTCGACCAGAGCAGGCGGCGGCAGTCGCGACAGATCGACGGCGGTAAAGGTGGACATAGCGGACCCGGTATGAACTCGGGTCAGACTCGCGCGTGCGCGCCGATGGGCCTACGAATGGGCTGTGTGTATGCGGGATTTACCGTCTCATCGGGTGCGACGAGCGGACGTAGACTGCGGGCGTCGAGTCTTGAGGGTGCCACCATGCGCAACGCGCCGAGAAATTCCTACCTCGACCACGATTTGATCAAGCTTGCCGAGCGGTGCATGACGCGCGCGCGCGCGTGAGCTGAGCGAGCGCGGCGTTCAGCGAACGCCCGAGCAACGCGGTGCGCTTGCACTGGATACGGCTTATTTGTTGACCGCTGCGGGGTCCGCGCTAGATTTGAGCGAGTACATGCCGGGAAATCCCGAATACTCTGCAAAGGGTGAGGGGCGCATATCAGTCAACGAATTCATGCAATGGCATTTGCGCCATGTCCATAACTCACGCTATCGGACGTACCTTCGTGCGCTCGACATAGCGGCCGGCAAGAATCGCGAGGCGTGGCGGATCGATATCCGTATTGACGGAAAGAAACCCGACGACCTCGCAACTAAAAGCGACGAAGGGTTGCGCATGGTGTTGGATGAACTGACGAAGCTGCCACGCTGGGGCTACCGGCGGCGAGGATGAACGAATTGTGAAACACCCATTTCGCGGCAGCGAAACGTCGATTTTGCGTCCCCGAAAGTGGGGTTTTGAGGTCGCGAAACTATTGTTTTGTTCGATGAAATACCTGATTCCGGGGGCGTCCGGATTTTCGTTTCTTGCATAGACGACATGCGTCGGGTTTAGTAGGGGCAACACCACGCGTCAACTCAAAGGGAGCCAGATGGCCACGCAGTCAACAGGAAGTCGAAACGATCCTCGCAAGCAGGAACTGTTGCGCGATTACAAATTGAAGACCGTACAGCACACGGTCTTGCTCGATGGGAGAAAGTACCCTTGTTGTGGTTGCCCTCAGTCGGTTGGGACGGATTTCTATATGTTCGAAGCCACCAATCGGGCGACGGGAGCGCAAACGTTCCTGTACGCGGGGGAACATTGCGGACGGACGCTTATGGCCTTTTCGACTTCCACGGATACGACGATTACGGACTTGCCGCACTTCGATCCGATCACCGGACAATCTAGTGCCTCTGGGGGTGGTGGTACGGGTCCTGGCGGATCAACAGCGGCATGGGCGCCGTTGAATCGCGAGTTGTTCCATGCGATCAATCTGACGTTCTTGGCGATGAAGTTGAAACCCGGTTCGACGCTATCGGCAGTGCTTGAAACGATCACCGCTAACCCGTCGCGCGTGCTGCCGACTACTGCGCCGTCTCTGAACACGATCATCAAGAACAATCTCGATAGCCAGCACAGCAGCTTGACGGACTACGTAAACGAGTTGCGGATTCAAATCCCAGCGATTAAGCAGTATCGATTCACGCTCATACGCAATGCGCTTGCGGCGCTAAAGACCCCGCCGACGGTTTACCTTTGAACGACCAGCGCCCGCCCATTGTGGGCGGGCGCGGTGCGTTTCTGTCAGGACTCGGCTTGCTCCGCCGCAACCGTCGCGGTAGCGGGCGCCGTGTGGGTGTCGGGTGCGCGGTTGGCGAAGGTCGGATCAGTCGGCAGCGTGCAGGCCGTCAAAGACAGAGCTGCGAGCATGGCGAGGGCGAACAGAACGTGGCGGGTCGTTTTCATGGTGCGATTCTCCGTTGTGTTGATTGAGACTGCTTGAGAATCGCCGATGTGTATGCGATGTACAGCGCACTACACACGCTTAGGGCATGGCTTCGGCGTGCTCTCCATGCCCAGTAACCCGGCCTCGGCCGTCCCGCTTGCTCTCATAGAGCGCGTTGTCAGCCCGCTTCAGTAGCTCGGATACAGGTTCGTGATTGCGTAGCTGCGCTACGCCCACGCTTAGGTTCGCTTCGACTATTTTTCCGTCAATGGAAAGTGGACTGTCGGCGACCGACCGACGCAAGTATTCCGAAAGCCTCACGGCGTCCGCAAGTGGCGTATTGGGGAAAATCAATACCATTTCATCGCCGCCGTATCGGCCGAGAATATCGGCGGTGCGCAGACGATTGCGTACCCGTCTTGCGATGATGCGAAGGACGTCATCGCCTATCGCATGACCGTAGGTGTCGTTGATCGTTTTGAATCGATCAACGTCGACGAACGCGATGGAGAGCGGATTTCCACCCGCTCGGGCCTGTGCGCCTGCCAGTTCTAGCGCTTCTTCTAACGCCGGTCGAGCAAGTACGCCCGTCAATCCGTCGTAGTCCGCGCGTTGGCGCGCTGAGTCCCAAGCGTGATTCAGCAGTCGGATTTTGTAGGTCAATCCCAACAGCAGGCTAAGCCCACCGAAGGCCAGTGCTGCGGGGTAGCCGTATTGCAGCCATTCGTAGGTCTGCCACCAATGTTGCAGGCTGCCGATTTTGATCACCAGCACCAGCATTAGAGGCGTCCACGCGGCCAACAGAATGAATGCCTCGTGTTGCCGGTGGCGCATGGCGTAAAGGCAGGCGGGAATAATCGTGGCGATGATCGTCAGCAAAACGAGATTGCCGGCGATGGCCGATTCGCGCCAAACCTGAAACGTGGATATCGCAAGCACAACGCCGAGGGCGGCGCTACAGAGATTGAGGATACGCGCGGCCCGTGGCTGGGTCATCGGCAAGTTCAGGAAGAACATCAGGAATCGCACGCTCGCGAGAACCGCGGCGGTGTTCAATAGGATGTTGGTGCGGCGATCCATCGCGAAGGCCGCCAGCCAGGCATTTCCCCGGAAATCGCCGCCCTCGATTGCGAGGCTGATTATCTGCGCGACCAATGTTGCGGCGAGATAGGCATAGCCACGTTGCCGAAGTGCAACGGCAAAGCCAATCGCAAGCAACGCCACCGCTGCCAGCGCGGTCAATACGAAAGTGCGGACGCGGTTGTATGCGTTGTCTTGTTCGTACACCGCGCGGAGCGGAAGGATTGAGAATTCGGATGCGAAGTTCGCGTTAGAGAACACGCGGACATAGATCGATTGGCCCGCCCGCAGGCCATCGGGGAGCGGAACAACATGCGCGACGGCGGAATGACTCAGATCGCTGTCGGCGCCGTACAGCGATCTACGAACGGGCGAAGCATCGCCAGGGCGCCACACTTCTAGTTCTTTTGCGAAGGGCTGGGACATAACGAACTGCGGCGATTCGGCGTCGCTAATATCCTGCGTCGCTGTGAGCCGCCACCAGCGCGACCGCTGGTCGCGCGGCAGGACCGAATGTCCGGGTATCGTTTTGAACAGGTCGCGTGCGCTAGCAGAGCGCACGAATGCGGGGGACTGGTCTTTCGCATCCGCCCGGTACTCCGCCAATGTGAACACGCTTGAAGGCGCCGCCCAGGCGGTAAAGAACGACGCCAGCAGCAACGCCACAATTTGAATTGACCGACGCCCGAAACGATCCATGTTTATGCCCCTGTCTCACCCAGCGAGAATACCGCCTGGTTTACGGGGCGTCGGCGGCCGGGGTCACGCTTTTTCGGCTGAACTGTGCGGGGCGTCGCTAAATCGCGCCGCCTGTCAGATGCGCCACCAACAGCTCCCGCACCCGCTCGCGGCCGGCGTCGCTGAATCCCAGCAACTGGCGCCGGGCGTACCGGACCAGGGCGCCGCCGCGCTTCGCGCTGTCTATGCCGCCGTCTTGGTGGACACGGGCGATCCGCGCGACCCGGCCGGCGTAGCCGACGCGCAGACCGTTCGCGTCGCTGGTCGCGCGCAGATGGCGGGCCTGTCGGATGCGACGGAACATGACGCCGCGACGGATGCGGCCGGCGCGATCCTCGCGCTGCGGCTTGCGCGGCGCGTAGGCGCTGCCGTCCGGGTTGCGTTGTTGCGCGATGCGCTTCTGTTGCGACCGCCGCAGATCGATCGCCAGCGCTTGTAGCAGTCTGCGGCGCGCAGACGGGGCGAGCGCCGCAATCAGCGGCGCCGCCCACGTTTCCAATTGCTCAAGATCGTTCATGGCACCATGCCGAAGTTCGTCCACGACTCGGCGTCGAACCTCGGCTCGGGCCAGGGCGTAATGCGGTCCTCGCCATTCGGTAGCGTTTCAACGCCGATGCGCTCGGTCAGCGGTAGCCGAATTTCCACGTCCGCGCGTTCGTGGTCGATCACGTCCACTTCAAACGCGATATCGCTGCGCCGGTCGGGATTGGCGAGCAGTTCGTTTTGATGCAGCGCGACCCAGCGCAGCACCGACAAAAATAGCCGGTTGGCGTCGCCGACGAAATCCACCAGAACCAGCGACAGCCGATAACGCAGTTCGAATGACTCGCTCGTTTGCGCGGTGCTAATCAGGCTTCCTTCTTCCACGAACACCAGCAGGCTTTCGGGGTTGCGTTGCAGTTCGGGAATCGCCTTGGCGAGATGAGCGCGCAAACTGGCCGGCTTGTTCATGGATTGCGAAGGCGCAGCAGTTCGCGCACGTAGTCTTGCAAGCCGATCACTTGTTCGGCGTTGGCGTGACAGGTGGCGTAGTTGTCGGCGACGGCGCCGGCAACGTCAGAGAGCGCAACGCCAGCGGCGGGCGCATCAAGATTTCCGGGGCTTGTGCCGGTGGGTTGGTTCGCTGCGGCGGCGTCATGCAGGCGCACAAACCCAACAGGCACAGTGCAAGCAGCGTCGGCAGTCGGAGTGACATAGATGGGGATTTCCTTGGTGATGATTTGGGCGTTGGCGCGCACGACCTGCACGCGGTCCACGTAACGCACCACAACGCGCTCAGAAGCCAACGCCAGATCGCGGGTGGCCTCGGCCTCGCGGCGGGCGTCCTCGGCGCGGCTGGCGCGTTCCTCGGCCGCGTGGCGGCGTCCGTTCTCGATCAGGACGAAACCGCCGACCAGGGCGACTAGCACCAGCAGCAGCGCAAGCGCACGGGTCATGCGGCCAGCCCGAACGCCGCCAGGGCGCGTTTGGTGCGCGCCGCGCGGTCTACCCAGCCGTTCGGCAGACGGCGCGTGTCGGTGCGGCCCAGGTTGAGTTTGCGGCTCACGCCGAGCGTGTCGTTTTCGTCGGCCAGGGTGTTGAGGCCACGTCCGCGCCAGTAGGCCGCCGCAATGTCGGCGCCGACTTCCACGCCGGTTGCAAGGTCGGGTTGCGCTTCCAACGGCAGGCCCAGCAATTCGCCGATCCAGCGGTAATTTGCGCGGCCGGTCAGATGCACCGGGCTACGGCCTCGGAAACGATAGCCGTCGCCGCTGGACTCGTTGCCGTTGCCATTGCTCGACGCATACACGCGATTGCCGATGCGTTCGGGCTGGCCGGCGTACTGCGCGGCCGTGGCTGGGTTGAAATGGTCTTCGAAGACTTCCAGCAGACGCGAAGCCGAGTAATTGAGGTTTTCTTCCAGGCGCGACAGGCCGGCGCTTTCATGCCCGAGTTGGGCCAGGAAGTGCGCGGCCCGGCGCGGCGTGGTGATGCCTTGGCGGTGCATGGCGCGCAGCAGCGGCGACAACCAGCGCACGGCGCGGGCGGGCGGGCATTGAACGGCGGCGGCCAATTGGGTTTCAGTAAACATGACGGCGGGGACTCCGAATCGACAGACGGGACGCGCGGGGGTGTCCGTGGGCGATGTAGCGCCACCATGGGCACGGCGCTTGCAGCGCCAGGAAAATGCACAGGGCGCAGCGCAGTACGCGCTCAGACGGAAAGGCAATCGCCAGCCACGGCGGCCACATGACCGCGGCGCCCGCGCAGGACACGACCGCGACCAGGGCGAACAGTCGCAGGGCGAAACGCAGGACCGCACCAATGTCGGCGCGATCGATCGAGCGCCAACCGCCCGCGCCGTAGGCGGCGAGGTTTTGGGCGACGATCATTCGCAGTTCGTCGCGCAGATCGGCGCCGGTCGGGGTGTCCTTGAGCATCGCCAGGGCGGTCAACAGAGCGACCAGGGCGCACAGCCAATCGAAAAGGATCATTCCGGCTTGCCTCCGATGACGCGTTTCAACCGTTCGGCCAATGCCTCGCCAATGACCGGGATCAGGGATTGCGAAAAAAACGCGATCAGCAGCGCGAGCGCCGGCGCGACGGATTGCAGGAAGTCCAGGCCGGGGAATGTCGGCACAACAATGGCAATGCACGCCGATACGGCGGCATAGGCGAGTGCCAGGCCGTACAGCCGCTTACGGGTGCCTCCGGGACGGCTGGCGAGCAAGCCGCAGGCGACGCCGGTAAACGCCATGCACAGCACCGCAGCCGGCACGCCGACGTGGGCGAGTGGCGAAGTCCAGGCGATGACGCCCAGCGATGAAGACGCGGCGGCCGTGCCGGTCAGTGCGGGAATGGACAACAGGGGTTCGGTCGGTGGCGTCATGCGGTCGATCAGTCCCAAAGTTGGATGAGGGTTTGGTGGGCCGGCGCGGTGGCGACGGGTGGCAACAGATCCACGGCCGTGCCGTGCGGCAGGATTGGCCCCAGGTCGGCAAGCCCCGGGTTCGCGATGAGCGCGGCCTCTATAACGCCCGCCGTGCG
It includes:
- a CDS encoding diguanylate cyclase translates to MDRFGRRSIQIVALLLASFFTAWAAPSSVFTLAEYRADAKDQSPAFVRSASARDLFKTIPGHSVLPRDQRSRWWRLTATQDISDAESPQFVMSQPFAKELEVWRPGDASPVRRSLYGADSDLSHSAVAHVVPLPDGLRAGQSIYVRVFSNANFASEFSILPLRAVYEQDNAYNRVRTFVLTALAAVALLAIGFAVALRQRGYAYLAATLVAQIISLAIEGGDFRGNAWLAAFAMDRRTNILLNTAAVLASVRFLMFFLNLPMTQPRAARILNLCSAALGVVLAISTFQVWRESAIAGNLVLLTIIATIIPACLYAMRHRQHEAFILLAAWTPLMLVLVIKIGSLQHWWQTYEWLQYGYPAALAFGGLSLLLGLTYKIRLLNHAWDSARQRADYDGLTGVLARPALEEALELAGAQARAGGNPLSIAFVDVDRFKTINDTYGHAIGDDVLRIIARRVRNRLRTADILGRYGGDEMVLIFPNTPLADAVRLSEYLRRSVADSPLSIDGKIVEANLSVGVAQLRNHEPVSELLKRADNALYESKRDGRGRVTGHGEHAEAMP
- a CDS encoding glycoside hydrolase family 19 protein gives rise to the protein MFTETQLAAAVQCPPARAVRWLSPLLRAMHRQGITTPRRAAHFLAQLGHESAGLSRLEENLNYSASRLLEVFEDHFNPATAAQYAGQPERIGNRVYASSNGNGNESSGDGYRFRGRSPVHLTGRANYRWIGELLGLPLEAQPDLATGVEVGADIAAAYWRGRGLNTLADENDTLGVSRKLNLGRTDTRRLPNGWVDRAARTKRALAAFGLAA
- a CDS encoding phage virion morphogenesis protein, which translates into the protein MNDLEQLETWAAPLIAALAPSARRRLLQALAIDLRRSQQKRIAQQRNPDGSAYAPRKPQREDRAGRIRRGVMFRRIRQARHLRATSDANGLRVGYAGRVARIARVHQDGGIDSAKRGGALVRYARRQLLGFSDAGRERVRELLVAHLTGGAI
- a CDS encoding helix-turn-helix domain-containing protein; its protein translation is MAFARCCSVTPRTNRLVRSSGRHREPNTAAPRISRYERGLSEPNLEVVRQLAKALDLPEAYFFATSDVLAKAILVIASLPVKGQAKKSFAPARLPSTLRLLHVSDPT
- a CDS encoding DNA cytosine methyltransferase; protein product: MSRTSGGETKRSPAKPSAPSKKPTVAGLFAGVGGLEAGFHEAGYEAALLCEIDAAARKVLESRFAGTDVVGDVRTIKRLPPCTVLTAGFPCQDLSQVGRRKGITGPNSGLVHVLLDLLKIRRDAPEWVVIENVPFMLNLHGGRAIRFIADELESMGYSWAYRTIDAQAFGLPQRRRRVVLIASRDHDPRPALLGQDAGAPEKKPRGSHACGFYWTEGNTGLGWAIDAVPPLKGGSALHIPSPPAVWFPQRRLIAMPSIEDAERLQGFKAGWTLSTGDATRESRGQRWRMVGNAVSVPMAKWIAGRLSKSHGTYDDCGAMLAETGGWPSAAWSVGKKRRSADVSEWPVSVQRKHLAGFLEHQVIPLSKRATTGFLFRLKRSSLRYEEQFANDLAHHAKNAD
- a CDS encoding tail protein X, whose amino-acid sequence is MRVYAAQGETLDALCWRVLGRTAGVIEAALIANPGLADLGPILPHGTAVDLLPPVATAPAHQTLIQLWD
- a CDS encoding transposase — encoded protein: MTEQTYFRWRKEYGGLKVDQAKRLKDLETENARLRRALSDAVIDNQILREVSKGNF
- a CDS encoding phage tail protein, encoding MNKPASLRAHLAKAIPELQRNPESLLVFVEEGSLISTAQTSESFELRYRLSLVLVDFVGDANRLFLSVLRWVALHQNELLANPDRRSDIAFEVDVIDHERADVEIRLPLTERIGVETLPNGEDRITPWPEPRFDAESWTNFGMVP